In Oncorhynchus nerka isolate Pitt River linkage group LG21, Oner_Uvic_2.0, whole genome shotgun sequence, the following are encoded in one genomic region:
- the LOC115104161 gene encoding apoptosis regulator BAX-like, producing the protein MAALSGGGDSGNGTDQVLELGRTLLTDFIYERVLRHADSSTQLSVSRTQLGGSELCDPNHKKLALCLQQIGDELDGNTQLQSMLNDTALQPSHDVFMRVAREIFSDGKFNWGRVVALFYFACRLVIKALLTKVPDIIRTIISWATDYLRDHVINWIRDQGGWEGIRSYFGTPTWQTVGVFLAGVLTTVLVIRKM; encoded by the exons ATGGCAGCGCTGTCGGGAGGAGGCGATTCAG GTAATGGAACTGATCAGGTACTAGAACTGGGAAGAACATTACTGACAGA TTTCATCTACGAGCGGGTTCTTCGCCATGCTGACAGCAGTACTCAGTTGTCAGTGTCACGGACCCAGTTGGGCGGGAGTGAGCTGTGTGACCCCAACCACAAGAAACTGGCCTTGTGCCTGCAGCAGATTGGAGATGAGCTGGATGGCAATACACAACTCCAAAG TATGTTAAATGATACTGCACTCCAGCCCAGCCATGATGTTTTTATGAGAGTGGCCCGTGAGATCTTCTCTGATGGAAAGTTCAACTGGGGCAGGGTGGTGGCACTTTTCTACTTTGCCTGTCGGCTGGTCATCAAG GCTCTGTTGACCAAGGTCCCcgacatcatcagaaccattatCAGCTGGGCTACAGACTACCTGCGGGATCATGTGATCAACTGGATTAGGGATCAAGGTGGCTGG GAGGGAATCCGTTCCTACTTTGGCACTCCCACCTGGCAGACCGTGGGGGTGTTCCTCGCTGGAGTTCTTACTACTGTGCTGGTCATCCGCAAGATGTGA
- the LOC115104160 gene encoding apoptosis regulator BAX-like: MAALSRGGDSGNGTDRVLELGRTLLTDFIYERIRIRRHADSSTQLSVSRTQLGGNELCDPNPKKLALYLEQIGNELNGNTQLQSMLNDTALQPSHGVFMRVAREIFSDGKFNWGRVVALFYFASRLVIKAQLTKVPDIIRTIISWTTDYLRDHVINWIRDQGGWEGIRSYFGTPTRHTVGLFLAGVLTTVLVMRRM, encoded by the exons ATGGCAGCGCTGTCGAGAGGAGGCGATTCAG GTAATGGAACTGATCGGGTACTAGAACTGGGAAGAACATTACTGACAGA TTTCATCTACGAGCGGATTCGGATTCGTCGCCATGCTGACAGCAGTACTCAGTTGTCAGTGTCACGGACCCAGTTGGGCGGGAATGAACTGTGTGACCCCAACCCCAAGAAACTGGCCCTGTACCTGGAGCAGATTGGAAATGAGCTGAATGGCAATACACAACTCCAAAG TATGTTAAATGATACTGCACTCCAGCCCAGCCATGGTGTTTTTATGAGAGTGGCCCGTGAGATCTTCTCTGATGGAAAGTTCAACTGGGGCAGGGTGGTGGCACTCTTCTACTTTGCCTCTCGGCTGGTCATCAAG GCTCAATTGACCAAGGTCCCtgacatcatcagaaccattatCAGCTGGACTACAGACTACCTGCGAGATCATGTGATCAACTGGATTAGGGATCAAGGTGGCTGG GAGGGAATCCGTTCCTACTTTGGCACTCCCACCCGGCATACCGTGGGGTTGTTTCTCGCTGGAGTTCTTACCACTGTGCTGGTCATGCGCAGGATGTGA
- the LOC115104159 gene encoding mitogen-activated protein kinase kinase kinase 14-like isoform X3, with protein MAVRQRIFNSTRPFSGSPQIELKGSYPSLPSPEDRTSDEEGKESKGDFMPCLKPRIIKVLTKGTAEQVGEAGPLNYQKNSFIAQAECETQDSQQFSPSCSERSFVASPNCLINRDSSEHNNVACSTAASNQDQPGPTRTNQDQPGSPAHRSPRKKPRKKQKRKEKKEEQRETGKQRQRRRVPSGVPEQETQTGSSPQLIQTQQDASEHQSNISTSYSSSIPSLEAHDTRRPPYPLQDCNRGPSHSHLYWGPQVFSPPSNLSTYGQESDSDSPLSSVGDCSLALAGLRGSVSQEDRCYAGPFCKDVERDVREKEGEVSETDTNEGLIFNKNIQPVNYEYREGKDYSLCKSINTGSYGEVHSVQDNRTHFRFGAKKILLKSFSSEEVGTWSALKSPRVVELFGVIREGPYVVLFMDLKAGSVGQLIKERGRLPEDLALHYHCQVLEALEHLLKRRVLHLDIKADNVLLSEDGRDTFLCDFGQSERMDIGGQSLSASQGDLKGTETHMAPEIVKGETCRGAKADVWSSCCMLLHMLNGCQPWTRYYSRPLYFKIANEPPPLREIPPDCSPFTADVIKVGLQKEPTKRASASELKGRAARALREVGGLSSPIRGSYKEPLQIDDSPSQSSQPWPPFSRDTCSEESPELWLESMNPGSRELNNDEEEEGSEADTEETASPRSLLTQLHEWQNPKMADVTSNVSELELRKLEREFYLTSLSQLHSAETQEQLLSCLSSSDCYSNRDLWDRKDSGRWSISPGDDLSSGVFSYNSQPDGQILSMDWLVHQSHLSPPRCFEGVDVCITGVNGQSIRIREKRRVKVGHIATGISDQISERVFTMETQEREPVAHDEEVQDSGLLLRCVPAPDYCQAWRWRVKEGVLETRD; from the exons atggcagtGAGGCAAAGGATCTTTAACTCGACCAGACCGTTCTCAGGGTCACCCCAAATAGAGCTGAAGGGGTCttacccaagcctccccagcccAGAAGACAGGACGAGTGacgaggaggggaaggagagcaaAGGGGACTTCATGCCTTGTTTAAAACCCAGAATAATTAAAGTCCTGACGAAGGGCACAGCAGAACAAGTGGGTGAAGCAGGTCCACTGAACTATCAGAAGAACTCGTTCATAGCCCAGGCTGAAT GTGAAACTCAAGACTCCCAGCAGTTCAGCCCTTCCTGCTCTGAACGCTCCTTTGTCGCGTCCCCCAACTGCTTAATCAACCG GGACTCATCAGAGCACAACAATGTGGCGTGTTCCACCGCAGCCTCCAACcaggaccaaccaggaccaaccaggaccaaccaggaccaaccaGGCTCCCCGGCCCACCGCTCACCCAGGAAGAAGCCAAGGAAGAAacagaagaggaaggagaagaaagaggagcagagggagacagggaagcagagacagagacgtAGGGTACCTTCTGGTGTCCCTGAGCAGGAGACCCAGACTGGCAGTTCTCCTCAACTGATCCAGACCCAG CAGGACGCTTCAGAGCACCAAAGTAACATCAGCACTTCATACAGTAGCAGTATCCCGAGTTTAGAGGCGCATGACACAAGACGCCCCCCTTACCCCCTCCAGGACTGCAACAGGGGCCCCAGCCATTCCCACCTCTACTGGGGCCCCCAGGTGTTTAGCCCCCCCTCCAACCTTTCCACCTATGGGCAGGAGAGTGACTCAGACTCTCCTCTCAGCAGTGTGGGAGACTGTTCATTAGCCCTAGCAGGGCTCAGGGGCAGTGTCAGTCAGGAGGACCGATGCTACGCAGGTCCCTTCTGCAAAGACGTGGAAAGAGAtgtcagggagaaggagggagaagtcTCAGAGACTGACACCAACGAGGGCCTGATCTTCAATAAG AATATTCAGCCTGTGAATTATGAGTACAGGGAGGGGAAGGACTACAGCCTCTGCAAGTCTATCAACACAGGGTCATACGGGGAAGTGCACAGTGTGCAAGACAACAGAACACACTTCAGATTTGGCGCCAAAAAG aTTCTCCTGAAGAGTTTTAGTAGTGAGGAAGTGGGTACGTGGAGTGCCCTGAAGTCTCCTCGCGTGGTGGAACTCTTCGGAGTGATCAGAGAGGGGCCCTACGTCGTCCTCTTCATGGACCTCAAAGCTG GCTCTGTGGGTCAGCTTATTAAAGAGAGGGGTCGGCTACCTGAGGACCTGGCCCTGCACTACCACTGTCAGGTCCTTGAGGCGCTGGAACACTTGCTGAAGAGACGAGTGCTGCATCTGGACATAAAGG cggACAATGTGTTGCTGTCAGAGGATGGGAGGGACACTTTTCTGTGTGACTTTGGACAATCGGAGAGAATGGACATCGGTGGACAGAGCTTAAGTGCATCCCAAGGAG ATCTGaaggggacagagacacacaTGGCCCCGGAGATTGTGAAAGGGGAAACCTGCCGCGGAGCCAAAGCAGACGTGTGGAGCAGCTGCTGCATGTTACTGCACATGCTCAATGGCTGCCAGCCCTGGACACGATACTACTCCCGCCCACTGTACTTCAAG ATAGCCAATGAACCACCGCCTCTGAGGGAGATCCCGCCCGATTGCAGTCCCTTCACTGCTGATGTCATAAAGGTGGGACTACAGAAGGAGCCCACCAAGAGGGCCTCCGCCTCGGAGCTCAAGGGAAGAGCAGCCAGAGCTCTGAGAGAAG TGGGAGGACTCAGCAGCCCCATTAGAGGGTCCTATAAGGAGCCCCTACAGATAGATGACAGCCCCAGCCAATCTAGCCAGCCCTGGCCACCCTTTAGCAGAGACACCTGCTCTGAGGAGAGCCCTGAGCTATGGCTGGAATCCATGAACCCAGGGAGCAGGGAGCTGAacaatgatgaggaggaggaaggcagTGAggcagacacagaggagacagcctcACCTCGCTCTCTACTGACACAACTCCATGAATGGCAAAATCCCAAGATGGCCGACGTCACCTCCAACGTATCGGAGCTTGAACTGCGCAAGCTGGAGAGAG AGTTCTACCTGACCAGTCTGTCTCAGCTGCACTCAGCAGAAACCCAGGAGCAGCTACTGTCCTGCCTGAGCAGCAGTGACTGTTACTCCAACAGGGACTTATGGGACAGAAAG GACTCTGGCCGTTGGTCCATCAGCCCAGGTGACGACCTCAGCTCTGGTGTGTTCTCCTACAACAGCCAACCGGACGGACAGATTCTCAGTATGGACTGGCTGGTTCACCAAAGCCACCTGTCTCCACCCCGATGCTTTGAGG GAGTTGACGTCTGCATCACGGGCGTAAATGGGCAAAGCATCCGGATACGAGAGAAACGCAGGGTGAAGGTGGGCCACATCGCCACGGGGATCAGCGACCAG atCTCTGAGAGGGTGTTCACCATGGAGACTCAGGAGCGGGAGCCAGTGGCCCATGATGAGGAGGTGCAGGACTCTGGCCTCCTGCTccgctgtgtccctgctcctgacTACTGCCAGGCCTGGAGATGGAGGGTCAAGGAGGGGGTGCTGGAGACTCGTGACTGA
- the LOC115104159 gene encoding mitogen-activated protein kinase kinase kinase 14-like isoform X2: MQTRCPDATKTVRLAPDPPVRSWGKVCGRTTRGQAGLMDSCPTEPGRQAGEMAVRQRIFNSTRPFSGSPQIELKGSYPSLPSPEDRTSDEEGKESKGDFMPCLKPRIIKVLTKGTAEQVGEAGPLNYQKNSFIAQAECETQDSQQFSPSCSERSFVASPNCLINRDSSEHNNVACSTAASNQDQPGPTRTNQDQPGSPAHRSPRKKPRKKQKRKEKKEEQRETGKQRQRRRVPSGVPEQETQTGSSPQLIQTQDASEHQSNISTSYSSSIPSLEAHDTRRPPYPLQDCNRGPSHSHLYWGPQVFSPPSNLSTYGQESDSDSPLSSVGDCSLALAGLRGSVSQEDRCYAGPFCKDVERDVREKEGEVSETDTNEGLIFNKNIQPVNYEYREGKDYSLCKSINTGSYGEVHSVQDNRTHFRFGAKKILLKSFSSEEVGTWSALKSPRVVELFGVIREGPYVVLFMDLKAGSVGQLIKERGRLPEDLALHYHCQVLEALEHLLKRRVLHLDIKADNVLLSEDGRDTFLCDFGQSERMDIGGQSLSASQGDLKGTETHMAPEIVKGETCRGAKADVWSSCCMLLHMLNGCQPWTRYYSRPLYFKIANEPPPLREIPPDCSPFTADVIKVGLQKEPTKRASASELKGRAARALREVGGLSSPIRGSYKEPLQIDDSPSQSSQPWPPFSRDTCSEESPELWLESMNPGSRELNNDEEEEGSEADTEETASPRSLLTQLHEWQNPKMADVTSNVSELELRKLEREFYLTSLSQLHSAETQEQLLSCLSSSDCYSNRDLWDRKDSGRWSISPGDDLSSGVFSYNSQPDGQILSMDWLVHQSHLSPPRCFEGVDVCITGVNGQSIRIREKRRVKVGHIATGISDQISERVFTMETQEREPVAHDEEVQDSGLLLRCVPAPDYCQAWRWRVKEGVLETRD, from the exons caggtgagatggcagtGAGGCAAAGGATCTTTAACTCGACCAGACCGTTCTCAGGGTCACCCCAAATAGAGCTGAAGGGGTCttacccaagcctccccagcccAGAAGACAGGACGAGTGacgaggaggggaaggagagcaaAGGGGACTTCATGCCTTGTTTAAAACCCAGAATAATTAAAGTCCTGACGAAGGGCACAGCAGAACAAGTGGGTGAAGCAGGTCCACTGAACTATCAGAAGAACTCGTTCATAGCCCAGGCTGAAT GTGAAACTCAAGACTCCCAGCAGTTCAGCCCTTCCTGCTCTGAACGCTCCTTTGTCGCGTCCCCCAACTGCTTAATCAACCG GGACTCATCAGAGCACAACAATGTGGCGTGTTCCACCGCAGCCTCCAACcaggaccaaccaggaccaaccaggaccaaccaggaccaaccaGGCTCCCCGGCCCACCGCTCACCCAGGAAGAAGCCAAGGAAGAAacagaagaggaaggagaagaaagaggagcagagggagacagggaagcagagacagagacgtAGGGTACCTTCTGGTGTCCCTGAGCAGGAGACCCAGACTGGCAGTTCTCCTCAACTGATCCAGACCCAG GACGCTTCAGAGCACCAAAGTAACATCAGCACTTCATACAGTAGCAGTATCCCGAGTTTAGAGGCGCATGACACAAGACGCCCCCCTTACCCCCTCCAGGACTGCAACAGGGGCCCCAGCCATTCCCACCTCTACTGGGGCCCCCAGGTGTTTAGCCCCCCCTCCAACCTTTCCACCTATGGGCAGGAGAGTGACTCAGACTCTCCTCTCAGCAGTGTGGGAGACTGTTCATTAGCCCTAGCAGGGCTCAGGGGCAGTGTCAGTCAGGAGGACCGATGCTACGCAGGTCCCTTCTGCAAAGACGTGGAAAGAGAtgtcagggagaaggagggagaagtcTCAGAGACTGACACCAACGAGGGCCTGATCTTCAATAAG AATATTCAGCCTGTGAATTATGAGTACAGGGAGGGGAAGGACTACAGCCTCTGCAAGTCTATCAACACAGGGTCATACGGGGAAGTGCACAGTGTGCAAGACAACAGAACACACTTCAGATTTGGCGCCAAAAAG aTTCTCCTGAAGAGTTTTAGTAGTGAGGAAGTGGGTACGTGGAGTGCCCTGAAGTCTCCTCGCGTGGTGGAACTCTTCGGAGTGATCAGAGAGGGGCCCTACGTCGTCCTCTTCATGGACCTCAAAGCTG GCTCTGTGGGTCAGCTTATTAAAGAGAGGGGTCGGCTACCTGAGGACCTGGCCCTGCACTACCACTGTCAGGTCCTTGAGGCGCTGGAACACTTGCTGAAGAGACGAGTGCTGCATCTGGACATAAAGG cggACAATGTGTTGCTGTCAGAGGATGGGAGGGACACTTTTCTGTGTGACTTTGGACAATCGGAGAGAATGGACATCGGTGGACAGAGCTTAAGTGCATCCCAAGGAG ATCTGaaggggacagagacacacaTGGCCCCGGAGATTGTGAAAGGGGAAACCTGCCGCGGAGCCAAAGCAGACGTGTGGAGCAGCTGCTGCATGTTACTGCACATGCTCAATGGCTGCCAGCCCTGGACACGATACTACTCCCGCCCACTGTACTTCAAG ATAGCCAATGAACCACCGCCTCTGAGGGAGATCCCGCCCGATTGCAGTCCCTTCACTGCTGATGTCATAAAGGTGGGACTACAGAAGGAGCCCACCAAGAGGGCCTCCGCCTCGGAGCTCAAGGGAAGAGCAGCCAGAGCTCTGAGAGAAG TGGGAGGACTCAGCAGCCCCATTAGAGGGTCCTATAAGGAGCCCCTACAGATAGATGACAGCCCCAGCCAATCTAGCCAGCCCTGGCCACCCTTTAGCAGAGACACCTGCTCTGAGGAGAGCCCTGAGCTATGGCTGGAATCCATGAACCCAGGGAGCAGGGAGCTGAacaatgatgaggaggaggaaggcagTGAggcagacacagaggagacagcctcACCTCGCTCTCTACTGACACAACTCCATGAATGGCAAAATCCCAAGATGGCCGACGTCACCTCCAACGTATCGGAGCTTGAACTGCGCAAGCTGGAGAGAG AGTTCTACCTGACCAGTCTGTCTCAGCTGCACTCAGCAGAAACCCAGGAGCAGCTACTGTCCTGCCTGAGCAGCAGTGACTGTTACTCCAACAGGGACTTATGGGACAGAAAG GACTCTGGCCGTTGGTCCATCAGCCCAGGTGACGACCTCAGCTCTGGTGTGTTCTCCTACAACAGCCAACCGGACGGACAGATTCTCAGTATGGACTGGCTGGTTCACCAAAGCCACCTGTCTCCACCCCGATGCTTTGAGG GAGTTGACGTCTGCATCACGGGCGTAAATGGGCAAAGCATCCGGATACGAGAGAAACGCAGGGTGAAGGTGGGCCACATCGCCACGGGGATCAGCGACCAG atCTCTGAGAGGGTGTTCACCATGGAGACTCAGGAGCGGGAGCCAGTGGCCCATGATGAGGAGGTGCAGGACTCTGGCCTCCTGCTccgctgtgtccctgctcctgacTACTGCCAGGCCTGGAGATGGAGGGTCAAGGAGGGGGTGCTGGAGACTCGTGACTGA
- the LOC115104159 gene encoding mitogen-activated protein kinase kinase kinase 14-like isoform X1, protein MQTRCPDATKTVRLAPDPPVRSWGKVCGRTTRGQAGLMDSCPTEPGRQAGEMAVRQRIFNSTRPFSGSPQIELKGSYPSLPSPEDRTSDEEGKESKGDFMPCLKPRIIKVLTKGTAEQVGEAGPLNYQKNSFIAQAECETQDSQQFSPSCSERSFVASPNCLINRDSSEHNNVACSTAASNQDQPGPTRTNQDQPGSPAHRSPRKKPRKKQKRKEKKEEQRETGKQRQRRRVPSGVPEQETQTGSSPQLIQTQQDASEHQSNISTSYSSSIPSLEAHDTRRPPYPLQDCNRGPSHSHLYWGPQVFSPPSNLSTYGQESDSDSPLSSVGDCSLALAGLRGSVSQEDRCYAGPFCKDVERDVREKEGEVSETDTNEGLIFNKNIQPVNYEYREGKDYSLCKSINTGSYGEVHSVQDNRTHFRFGAKKILLKSFSSEEVGTWSALKSPRVVELFGVIREGPYVVLFMDLKAGSVGQLIKERGRLPEDLALHYHCQVLEALEHLLKRRVLHLDIKADNVLLSEDGRDTFLCDFGQSERMDIGGQSLSASQGDLKGTETHMAPEIVKGETCRGAKADVWSSCCMLLHMLNGCQPWTRYYSRPLYFKIANEPPPLREIPPDCSPFTADVIKVGLQKEPTKRASASELKGRAARALREVGGLSSPIRGSYKEPLQIDDSPSQSSQPWPPFSRDTCSEESPELWLESMNPGSRELNNDEEEEGSEADTEETASPRSLLTQLHEWQNPKMADVTSNVSELELRKLEREFYLTSLSQLHSAETQEQLLSCLSSSDCYSNRDLWDRKDSGRWSISPGDDLSSGVFSYNSQPDGQILSMDWLVHQSHLSPPRCFEGVDVCITGVNGQSIRIREKRRVKVGHIATGISDQISERVFTMETQEREPVAHDEEVQDSGLLLRCVPAPDYCQAWRWRVKEGVLETRD, encoded by the exons caggtgagatggcagtGAGGCAAAGGATCTTTAACTCGACCAGACCGTTCTCAGGGTCACCCCAAATAGAGCTGAAGGGGTCttacccaagcctccccagcccAGAAGACAGGACGAGTGacgaggaggggaaggagagcaaAGGGGACTTCATGCCTTGTTTAAAACCCAGAATAATTAAAGTCCTGACGAAGGGCACAGCAGAACAAGTGGGTGAAGCAGGTCCACTGAACTATCAGAAGAACTCGTTCATAGCCCAGGCTGAAT GTGAAACTCAAGACTCCCAGCAGTTCAGCCCTTCCTGCTCTGAACGCTCCTTTGTCGCGTCCCCCAACTGCTTAATCAACCG GGACTCATCAGAGCACAACAATGTGGCGTGTTCCACCGCAGCCTCCAACcaggaccaaccaggaccaaccaggaccaaccaggaccaaccaGGCTCCCCGGCCCACCGCTCACCCAGGAAGAAGCCAAGGAAGAAacagaagaggaaggagaagaaagaggagcagagggagacagggaagcagagacagagacgtAGGGTACCTTCTGGTGTCCCTGAGCAGGAGACCCAGACTGGCAGTTCTCCTCAACTGATCCAGACCCAG CAGGACGCTTCAGAGCACCAAAGTAACATCAGCACTTCATACAGTAGCAGTATCCCGAGTTTAGAGGCGCATGACACAAGACGCCCCCCTTACCCCCTCCAGGACTGCAACAGGGGCCCCAGCCATTCCCACCTCTACTGGGGCCCCCAGGTGTTTAGCCCCCCCTCCAACCTTTCCACCTATGGGCAGGAGAGTGACTCAGACTCTCCTCTCAGCAGTGTGGGAGACTGTTCATTAGCCCTAGCAGGGCTCAGGGGCAGTGTCAGTCAGGAGGACCGATGCTACGCAGGTCCCTTCTGCAAAGACGTGGAAAGAGAtgtcagggagaaggagggagaagtcTCAGAGACTGACACCAACGAGGGCCTGATCTTCAATAAG AATATTCAGCCTGTGAATTATGAGTACAGGGAGGGGAAGGACTACAGCCTCTGCAAGTCTATCAACACAGGGTCATACGGGGAAGTGCACAGTGTGCAAGACAACAGAACACACTTCAGATTTGGCGCCAAAAAG aTTCTCCTGAAGAGTTTTAGTAGTGAGGAAGTGGGTACGTGGAGTGCCCTGAAGTCTCCTCGCGTGGTGGAACTCTTCGGAGTGATCAGAGAGGGGCCCTACGTCGTCCTCTTCATGGACCTCAAAGCTG GCTCTGTGGGTCAGCTTATTAAAGAGAGGGGTCGGCTACCTGAGGACCTGGCCCTGCACTACCACTGTCAGGTCCTTGAGGCGCTGGAACACTTGCTGAAGAGACGAGTGCTGCATCTGGACATAAAGG cggACAATGTGTTGCTGTCAGAGGATGGGAGGGACACTTTTCTGTGTGACTTTGGACAATCGGAGAGAATGGACATCGGTGGACAGAGCTTAAGTGCATCCCAAGGAG ATCTGaaggggacagagacacacaTGGCCCCGGAGATTGTGAAAGGGGAAACCTGCCGCGGAGCCAAAGCAGACGTGTGGAGCAGCTGCTGCATGTTACTGCACATGCTCAATGGCTGCCAGCCCTGGACACGATACTACTCCCGCCCACTGTACTTCAAG ATAGCCAATGAACCACCGCCTCTGAGGGAGATCCCGCCCGATTGCAGTCCCTTCACTGCTGATGTCATAAAGGTGGGACTACAGAAGGAGCCCACCAAGAGGGCCTCCGCCTCGGAGCTCAAGGGAAGAGCAGCCAGAGCTCTGAGAGAAG TGGGAGGACTCAGCAGCCCCATTAGAGGGTCCTATAAGGAGCCCCTACAGATAGATGACAGCCCCAGCCAATCTAGCCAGCCCTGGCCACCCTTTAGCAGAGACACCTGCTCTGAGGAGAGCCCTGAGCTATGGCTGGAATCCATGAACCCAGGGAGCAGGGAGCTGAacaatgatgaggaggaggaaggcagTGAggcagacacagaggagacagcctcACCTCGCTCTCTACTGACACAACTCCATGAATGGCAAAATCCCAAGATGGCCGACGTCACCTCCAACGTATCGGAGCTTGAACTGCGCAAGCTGGAGAGAG AGTTCTACCTGACCAGTCTGTCTCAGCTGCACTCAGCAGAAACCCAGGAGCAGCTACTGTCCTGCCTGAGCAGCAGTGACTGTTACTCCAACAGGGACTTATGGGACAGAAAG GACTCTGGCCGTTGGTCCATCAGCCCAGGTGACGACCTCAGCTCTGGTGTGTTCTCCTACAACAGCCAACCGGACGGACAGATTCTCAGTATGGACTGGCTGGTTCACCAAAGCCACCTGTCTCCACCCCGATGCTTTGAGG GAGTTGACGTCTGCATCACGGGCGTAAATGGGCAAAGCATCCGGATACGAGAGAAACGCAGGGTGAAGGTGGGCCACATCGCCACGGGGATCAGCGACCAG atCTCTGAGAGGGTGTTCACCATGGAGACTCAGGAGCGGGAGCCAGTGGCCCATGATGAGGAGGTGCAGGACTCTGGCCTCCTGCTccgctgtgtccctgctcctgacTACTGCCAGGCCTGGAGATGGAGGGTCAAGGAGGGGGTGCTGGAGACTCGTGACTGA